GTCGGCGAGCCTCTGCAGGCACCGGGCGGCGTCGGGGTTGGAGAGGTGCCCGCGTTTCGACCGTATCCGGCTCTTTAAGTAGGCGGGATACGGGCCGTTTTCGAGCATGTTCGGGCAGTGGTTGCTCTCGAGCAGGACGGCGTCGCATGATGCAAGCGTATCGAACATCGAGGTGGTGACGGTCCCGGTATCGGTGCAGCACCCGACACGGAGATCGCCTTCGGCGACAGAGAACCCGCAGGGTTCCCGGGCATCGTGGGAGGCGGCGAACGGCTCGATCGAGAAGTCGCCGACGGAGAAGGTCTCGCCGCACCGGCACCGCCGAACCTCCGCAGACGTCTTCCCGCATTTCGCATCGAATGCCTCGAGCGTTCCGCCGGTCGCGTAGACCGGCACCCCGAGCCTCCGTGCCAGGACGTCGACGCCCCGGATATGGTCGATGTGCTCGTGCGTGACGAGTATCGCCTCGACGAGCGTTGCGTCCCCGCCGGCGGCTTCGAGGCGCCGGAGGGTCTCGCGAGCGGAGAGCCCCGCGTCGATGAGCAGCGCACCCCGCTCCCCCCGGAGGTAGGTGCAGTTTCCTTTGCTCCCGCTGGCGAGGACTGTCAGTTGCATTGTAGAAATTGTGGGTTGTGCGGCTATTTAAGATCAGGGACGGCTGCGTGCAGAATGAAGACCGGGATCGGGGTTCCAATCCCCGGTGAGAGCGGGTGAGCACGACGGAGGAGTCCCGGCAGGGGGTCGTCGGCCGGATCGTCCCGGGTGAGGATGAGACCTCTCGTCGAGACCTACCCGCGCCCTGAACCCCGGTGGTTCACCCCGCGGACGACGTGAACCGACTCCGGCGCAAACGAGACCGAGACCCGGCTCCCCTCCCGGATCTCGAGGACGTCCACCGCCTTCCAGGAGAGGACGGATGAGAGCGGGACCCCGCAGTCGACCGTCACCCTGCTGAACGGCCCGCGCGGCACGATGGAGGTCACGGTGCCGGGGAGGCTGTTCCTGCCGGGTGTATCCATCGACGGCGCGGCGATCCGGAGATCCTCTGAGCGGATGCAGAGGGTGACCCGCTCTCCCGTCGATGCCGGCGAACGTGCCCGGACGCGGACACCCCCGGCATCGACGACGGCGGTGCCGTCTTCCCCCTCGACGACGCCGCCCTCGACGATGTTCTCGATCCCGACGAACCGGGCGACCTCCCGGCTTGCCGGGAGGGTGAAGACCTCCCGCGGCGTCCCCACCTGCGAGAAGACCCCGTCCATCAGCACCCCGATCCGGTGGGCGAGCCGCTGGCCCTGGTACATGTCGTGGGTCGAGAAGACGATCGTCGTCCCGAGGTCGCGGTTGATCCGCACCACCAGGTCCTCGATCATCGCCACCGAGACCGGGTCGAGGTTCGCGGTCGGCTCGTCGAGGAGGAGGATCTCGGGCTCGATCACCATCGCCCGGGCGAGCGCCACCCGCTGCATCTCCCCGCCCGAGAGCGTCCTGGCCCGCCGCTCCCCGTAACCGGAAAGACCGACCATATCGAGGGCTTCTCCGATCCGGGCATCGATCTCGCTCTTGCCCGTGCCCCGGAACCGGAGGCCGACGGCGATGTTCTCCGCGACCGTCGTGTTGAAGACGGCGGGTTTCTGAAAGACCATCCCCATCATTCTGCGGATGGAGAGGCTCTTTTCGCGCTCCGCGTGGATATCGGTGCCGCCGATTCGGATGGCCCCTCCTGTCGGGGCGTCGAGGAGGTCGATGAGGCGCAGCAGGGTCGACTTCCCGGCCCCGGAGGGGCCGATGACGGCGAAGATCTCGCCCCGGTTCACCTCGCCGGTGATGCCGTCGAGCACCCTGGTATCGCCGAAGTTTTTGGAGACGTTCTCGAGTTCGATCATGGTATCACCGGTGCTGCACCGTGGTTATGGCGAGATTCACGCCGAGGGCGATTGCAAGGAGGACGATCCCGAGCGCGATGGACTGAGAGATGTTCCCCATCGAGGTCTCGAGCGATATCGCGGTCGTCAGGACCCGGGTCGAACTCGCGAACGACGAAGCCGCGATGTTGCCGCCGACCAGGATCGCCGCCCCGACCTCGGATATCGCCCGCCCGAACCCGACCGCGACGGTCGCGAGGATCGCGAACCGGGCTTCTTTCAAGATGTTTGTCAGGAACTGGAGCCGGGTTGCCCCGAGCGAACGGAGGGTATCCCTGATCACCGGATCGATCCCCGAGAGCGCGGAGATCGTGAGGCCGGTCATGATCGGCAGGATGAGCACCGTCTGTGCGACGATCATCGCGGTCGGGGTGAAGAGCAGCCGCATGAACCCGAACGGCCCCACGCGGGAGATGAGCAGGAATATCAGCAGCCCGACGATGACCGTCGGGAGGGAGTAGAGCGTCTGGATCAGGTTGATGAGACTCCTTCTTCCCGGGAACGTCCCGAAGTTGATCGCGGCCCCGAGCGGGACGGCAAACAGCGTGGCGATGATCGTTGCGGTGAGCGATATGGCGATGCTTCGTGCGGCGATGGCCATCACATCGGGATCAAGCGTGATGATGAGCCTGACCGCCTCCAGGAATCCCTCGATGATCTCGTACATGCTCTGCACCTGACTATACTCTGCCGGAAGCAAAAAAAAGGTGGGATTTCGAGCCCGTTCAGGCGATCGGGTCCTTCACTTCAGCCTGGGGGACGCCGATCTTCTCCCAGTCGTCCTGGGCCGCGTAGAAGAGCGGCTGGCCGTACTGGTCGAGACCGAAGGAGGCGATCTCGCCCTGCACCTCGTCGGAGATCATGAAGTTGACCCAGTCCTTCGCGACGGTGGTGTTGATCTCGGGGTACTTCGCGGGGTTGATCTGCATCGCGCAGTAGACGTTGAGCAGGATATCGCCCTCGTCGACGAGCGTCACGAGGTCGAGGTCGCCCTTGTAGGCGAGATACGTCCCGATGTCGGAGAGGGTGTATGCCTGCTTCTCGTTCGTCATCTCAAGGGTCGCACCCATGCCCGTTCCGGCCTCCTGGTACCAGTCGCCGGAGCCCTGTACGTCGGTCGAGTAGTTGA
This region of Methanoculleus horonobensis genomic DNA includes:
- a CDS encoding MBL fold metallo-hydrolase, which encodes MQLTVLASGSKGNCTYLRGERGALLIDAGLSARETLRRLEAAGGDATLVEAILVTHEHIDHIRGVDVLARRLGVPVYATGGTLEAFDAKCGKTSAEVRRCRCGETFSVGDFSIEPFAASHDAREPCGFSVAEGDLRVGCCTDTGTVTTSMFDTLASCDAVLLESNHCPNMLENGPYPAYLKSRIRSKRGHLSNPDAARCLQRLADRIHMAMLAHVSEINNTPEKVLLSALEGLGLYSDQVGVAVAPQDPGAVHPESYGFRL
- a CDS encoding ABC transporter permease; translated protein: MYEIIEGFLEAVRLIITLDPDVMAIAARSIAISLTATIIATLFAVPLGAAINFGTFPGRRSLINLIQTLYSLPTVIVGLLIFLLISRVGPFGFMRLLFTPTAMIVAQTVLILPIMTGLTISALSGIDPVIRDTLRSLGATRLQFLTNILKEARFAILATVAVGFGRAISEVGAAILVGGNIAASSFASSTRVLTTAISLETSMGNISQSIALGIVLLAIALGVNLAITTVQHR
- a CDS encoding ABC transporter ATP-binding protein, which produces MIELENVSKNFGDTRVLDGITGEVNRGEIFAVIGPSGAGKSTLLRLIDLLDAPTGGAIRIGGTDIHAEREKSLSIRRMMGMVFQKPAVFNTTVAENIAVGLRFRGTGKSEIDARIGEALDMVGLSGYGERRARTLSGGEMQRVALARAMVIEPEILLLDEPTANLDPVSVAMIEDLVVRINRDLGTTIVFSTHDMYQGQRLAHRIGVLMDGVFSQVGTPREVFTLPASREVARFVGIENIVEGGVVEGEDGTAVVDAGGVRVRARSPASTGERVTLCIRSEDLRIAAPSMDTPGRNSLPGTVTSIVPRGPFSRVTVDCGVPLSSVLSWKAVDVLEIREGSRVSVSFAPESVHVVRGVNHRGSGRG